The Synchiropus splendidus isolate RoL2022-P1 chromosome 1, RoL_Sspl_1.0, whole genome shotgun sequence genome includes a window with the following:
- the LOC128755467 gene encoding tensin-3-like isoform X3, with protein MEEEAWQPDVTYVTERVIAVFGEDGGTAEACERGLRAALRTLRSKHGNSLMLVNLAQKHQALRRANQQVLDTGWVDPLAPGLDQVLGVCRLMENWLQSHPNNVLALLCEGARGLCGVAVASYVHFSSVSASADLSLDHQALRRFYCDRLSGHMTPSQRRYVWMLEGVLKGTLRTGPAPTFLHCVVLHSLPKIRPDGACSLFLRVYQGLQPVCTSAVHHVSAGPTHRLHMVLQPAPLLKGDVLVVCYEKNSWLHRRQVVFRLQVHTGLLPSHQVTFSKWDLDCACDDPRFPADGRVQLLFSERPEEGAGRQLWHNSGAVTVDYDPLDPLLHRDSYQDSGPDAGEAAQVLDCPHGGVFASVRKRSGGEAPAVSPPALAERSPSASSDSGLSVGSQGGTCARQRPGPEEGAPAGRQVYGAQVEVAQPLLDIMAELAAAGRGEVLTTGETPILEARVAGSKPGPAADDVTARSAAPQDLSSLSTDVDESIEQLNQLILDLDPTFVPVLTRRSPQSRSTSVRGASPRSGWRQQKQLSDVTDYAGRCSPGWPGGGAVSFSSPAPSSQQRVEDPGHSHSSEAVPPTPAFPLTPPTPYVRSFSPLQLHQPPEEHAAAPDSRGFLNSAAPGDSEGQVLGAQVSGKSAPCQRLFGSGHSPEGTAPRPNSGTPPAWLDSLTSSDLGTPEEGRDSADFSSLLANGDLERLLLEGLGTPPVLPQKKRGASELGSVSGLSSPHSGSSLSLPLRTSTPDTLAPGSGTAVTSPAVPSSRHRRIWVLAADLGGKQDTVKFVQDTSRFWYKPDISRDQAIAALKDKDPGSFLVRDSHSFRGAYGLAMKVATPPPSVTQHGKRGAGDPASELVRHFLIECSAKGVRLKGCPEEPYFGSLTALVCQHSITALALPCRLILPDRDPLEDTSESAAQTTTNSAAELLRQGAACNVWFLGSVELESLTGHQAVQKAATLMLAMDPPPPSTVVHFKVSAQGLTLTDNQRKLFFRRHYAVNTVIFCSLDPQGRKWRRGGSATAKIFGFVARKSQSETENVCHLFAEHDPEQPASAIVNFVSKVMIGSHKK; from the exons atggaggaggaggcgtgGCAGCCGGACGTGACCTACGTGACCGAGCGTGTCATCGCCGTCTTCGGCGAGGACGGCGGGACGGCGGAGGCGTGTGAGAGGGGCCTGCGGGCAGCGCTGCGCACGCTGCGCTCCAAACACGGCAACAGCTTAATG CTGGTCAACCTGGCGCAGAAACACCAGGCGTTGAGACGAGCCAATCAGCAG GTTCTGGACACGGGCTGGGTGGACCCCCTGGCTCCTGGTCTGGACCAGGTTCTGGGCGTGTGCAGGCTGATGGAGAACTGGCTGCAGTCGCACCCCAACAACGTTCTGGCGCTGCTCTGCGAG GGAGCCAGGGGTCTGTGTGGGGTGGCCGTGGCGTCCTACGTCCACTTCAGCAGCGTCTCAGCCAG TGCAGACCTGTCGCTGGACCATCAGGCCCTGAGGAGGTTCTACTGCGACAGGCTGTCGGGCCACATGACGCCCTCCCAGAGAAG GTACGTCTGGATGCTGGAGGGGGTTCTGAAGGGCACACTGAGGACCGGGCCGGCCCCGACATTCCTGCACTGCGTGGTCCTCCACAGCCTCCCCAAGATCAGGCCGGACGGAG CCTGCAGCCTCTTCCTGCGGGTCTACCAGGGCCTCCAGCCTGTGTGCACCTCAGCCGTGCA CCACGTGAGCGCGGGCCCCACCCACCGCCTGCACATGGTCCTGCAGCCGGCGCCGCTGCTCAAGGGAGACGTCCTG GTGGTGTGCTACGAGAAGAACAGCTGGCTGCACAGACGTCAGGTGGTCTTCCGACTGCAGGTCCACACCGGGCTGCTGCCCTCTCACCAGGTCACCTTCTCCAAGTGGGATCTGGACTGCGCCTGCGACG ACCCTCGGTTCCCAGCCGACGGCAGAGTGCAGCTGCTGTTCTCCGAGCGTCCCGAGGAGGGAGCAG GCCGGCAGCTGTGGCACAACAGCGGCGCCGTGACGGTGGACTACGACCCGCTGGACCCGCTGCTGCATCGGGACTCGTACCAGGACTCGGGACCTGACGCAGGTGAAGCAG CGCAAGTCCTGGACTGTCCACATGGTGGCGTGTTCGCCAGCGTGAGGAAGAGAAGTGGCGGCGAAGCACCTGCCGTTTCCCCTCCCGCCCTCGCGGAGCGATCTCCCTCCGCCAGCAGCGACTCAGGTTTGTCTGTGGGATCCCAGGGCGGCACCTGCGCCCGCCAGAGACCCGGGCCAGAGGAGGGCGCCCCGGCGGGAAGGCAGGTCTACGGAGCCCAGGTGGAGGTGGCCCAGCCCCTGCTGGACATCATGGCGGAGCTGGCCGCGGCCGGCAGAGGAGAAGTGCTGACGACTGGAGAGACCCCGATCCTGGAGGCCCGAGTGGCCGGGTCCAAGCCGGGTCCAGcggctgatgatgtcacagcgaGGAGCGCCGCGCCTCAGGATCTGTCGTCGCTGAGCACGGACGTGGACGAGTCCATTGAGCAGCTCAACCAGCTGATTCTGGATCTGGACCCCACCTTCGTGCCGGTGCTGACCCGCCGCTCTCCTCAGTCCCGCTCCACCTCAGTCCGCGGCGCCAGCCCCCGCTCAG GTTggaggcagcagaagcagctgagcGACGTGACGGACTACGCCGGCCGTTGCAGTCCAGGGTGGCCAGGAGGTGGCGCCGTGAGCTTCAGCAGCCCCGCCCCTTCATCGCAGCAG AGGGTGGAGGACCCGGGACACAGCCACAGCTCTGAGGCTGTCCCACCCACGCCGGCCTTCCCCCTGACTCCGCCCACTCCATACG TCAGGAGCTTCTCcccgctgcagctgcaccagccGCCTGAGGAACACGCCGCCGCTCCAG ATTCCAGAGGTTTCCTCAACAGCGCGGCTCCCGGAGACTCTGAGGGACAAGTGTTGGGAGCCCAAGTGTCGGGGAAGTCGGCCCCTTGCCAGAGGCTCTTCGGCTCCGGGCACTCACCAGAGGGTACGGCCCCACGCCCCAACAG CGGGACTCCTCCGGCCTGGCTGGACTCCCTCACAAGCTCCGACCTGGGGACCCCGGAGGAGGGCAGGGACAGCGCGGACTTCTCCAGCTTGTTGGCCAACGGTGACCtggagcgcctcctgctggaggGTCTGGGGACTCCTCCGGTGTTGCCTCAGAAGAAGCGGGGCGCGTCAGAGCTGGGCTCCGTGAGCGGGCTCTCCAGCCCCCACAGCGGCAGCAGCCTCAGCCTCCCGCTCAGGACCTCCACACCGGACACCCTCGCACCTGGCTCAGGTACGGCCGTGACCTCACCTGCTGTCCCGTCCTCACGTCACCGGCGCATCTGGGTCCTCGCAGCAGATCTGGGCGGGAAACAGGACACGGTCAAGTTCGTGCAGGACACCTCCAGGTTCTGGTACAAGCCCGACATCTCCCGGGACCAAG CCATCGCGGCACTGAAGGACAAAGACCCCGGCTCCTTCCTGGTGCGTGACAGCCACTCCTTCCGCGGTGCCTACGGACTCGCCATGAAGGTGGCCACGCCCCCGCCGTCAGTCACGCAGCACGGCAAGAGAG gtgcagGAGACCCCGCCAGCGAGCTGGTCCGACACTTCCTCATCGAGTGTTCCGCCAAAGGCGTGCGTCTGAAGGGCTGCCCGGAGGAGCCGTACTTCG GAAGCCTCACGGCGCTGGTGTGTCAACACTCCATCACCGCTCTGGCTCTGCCCTGCAGACTCATCCTGCCTGACCGAG ACCCGCTGGAGGACACGAGCGAGTCGGCGGCTCAGACGACGACCAACTCCGCCGCGGAGCTTCTGCGACAAGGCGCCG CCTGTAACGTCTGGTTCCTGGGTTCTGTGGAGCTGGAGTCTCTGACAGGCCACCAGGCGGTGCAGAAGGCCGCCACGCTCATGCTGGCCATGGACCCGCCGCCCCCCTCCACCGTGGTCCACTTCAAGGTGTCGGCTCAGGGGCTCACCCTGACAGACAACCAGAGGAA GCTGTTCTTCAGGAGACACTACGCGGTCAACACGGTCATCTTCTGCTCTCTGGACCCGCAGGGCCGCAA GTGGCGCAGAGGAGGCAGCGCCACAGCAAA GATCTTCGGCTTCGTGGCCCGCAAGTCTCAGAGCGAGACGGAGAACGTGTGCCACCTGTTCGCCGAGCACGACCCGGAGCAGCCGGCCAGCGCCATCGTCAACTTCGTGTCCAAGGTCATGATCGGGTCACACAAGAAGTGA
- the LOC128755467 gene encoding tensin-3-like isoform X1: MEEEAWQPDVTYVTERVIAVFGEDGGTAEACERGLRAALRTLRSKHGNSLMLVNLAQKHQALRRANQQVLDTGWVDPLAPGLDQVLGVCRLMENWLQSHPNNVLALLCEGARGLCGVAVASYVHFSSVSASADLSLDHQALRRFYCDRLSGHMTPSQRRYVWMLEGVLKGTLRTGPAPTFLHCVVLHSLPKIRPDGGESSRCSRPPPPPLTRPRSPACSLFLRVYQGLQPVCTSAVHHVSAGPTHRLHMVLQPAPLLKGDVLVVCYEKNSWLHRRQVVFRLQVHTGLLPSHQVTFSKWDLDCACDDPRFPADGRVQLLFSERPEEGAGRQLWHNSGAVTVDYDPLDPLLHRDSYQDSGPDAGEAAQVLDCPHGGVFASVRKRSGGEAPAVSPPALAERSPSASSDSGLSVGSQGGTCARQRPGPEEGAPAGRQVYGAQVEVAQPLLDIMAELAAAGRGEVLTTGETPILEARVAGSKPGPAADDVTARSAAPQDLSSLSTDVDESIEQLNQLILDLDPTFVPVLTRRSPQSRSTSVRGASPRSGWRQQKQLSDVTDYAGRCSPGWPGGGAVSFSSPAPSSQQRVEDPGHSHSSEAVPPTPAFPLTPPTPYVRSFSPLQLHQPPEEHAAAPDSRGFLNSAAPGDSEGQVLGAQVSGKSAPCQRLFGSGHSPEGTAPRPNSGTPPAWLDSLTSSDLGTPEEGRDSADFSSLLANGDLERLLLEGLGTPPVLPQKKRGASELGSVSGLSSPHSGSSLSLPLRTSTPDTLAPGSGTAVTSPAVPSSRHRRIWVLAADLGGKQDTVKFVQDTSRFWYKPDISRDQAIAALKDKDPGSFLVRDSHSFRGAYGLAMKVATPPPSVTQHGKRGAGDPASELVRHFLIECSAKGVRLKGCPEEPYFGSLTALVCQHSITALALPCRLILPDRDPLEDTSESAAQTTTNSAAELLRQGAACNVWFLGSVELESLTGHQAVQKAATLMLAMDPPPPSTVVHFKVSAQGLTLTDNQRKLFFRRHYAVNTVIFCSLDPQGRKWRRGGSATAKIFGFVARKSQSETENVCHLFAEHDPEQPASAIVNFVSKVMIGSHKK, translated from the exons atggaggaggaggcgtgGCAGCCGGACGTGACCTACGTGACCGAGCGTGTCATCGCCGTCTTCGGCGAGGACGGCGGGACGGCGGAGGCGTGTGAGAGGGGCCTGCGGGCAGCGCTGCGCACGCTGCGCTCCAAACACGGCAACAGCTTAATG CTGGTCAACCTGGCGCAGAAACACCAGGCGTTGAGACGAGCCAATCAGCAG GTTCTGGACACGGGCTGGGTGGACCCCCTGGCTCCTGGTCTGGACCAGGTTCTGGGCGTGTGCAGGCTGATGGAGAACTGGCTGCAGTCGCACCCCAACAACGTTCTGGCGCTGCTCTGCGAG GGAGCCAGGGGTCTGTGTGGGGTGGCCGTGGCGTCCTACGTCCACTTCAGCAGCGTCTCAGCCAG TGCAGACCTGTCGCTGGACCATCAGGCCCTGAGGAGGTTCTACTGCGACAGGCTGTCGGGCCACATGACGCCCTCCCAGAGAAG GTACGTCTGGATGCTGGAGGGGGTTCTGAAGGGCACACTGAGGACCGGGCCGGCCCCGACATTCCTGCACTGCGTGGTCCTCCACAGCCTCCCCAAGATCAGGCCGGACGGAGGTGAGTCCAGCCGCTGCTCccggccgccgccgcctcctctcaCCCGGCCTCGTTCCCCAGCCTGCAGCCTCTTCCTGCGGGTCTACCAGGGCCTCCAGCCTGTGTGCACCTCAGCCGTGCA CCACGTGAGCGCGGGCCCCACCCACCGCCTGCACATGGTCCTGCAGCCGGCGCCGCTGCTCAAGGGAGACGTCCTG GTGGTGTGCTACGAGAAGAACAGCTGGCTGCACAGACGTCAGGTGGTCTTCCGACTGCAGGTCCACACCGGGCTGCTGCCCTCTCACCAGGTCACCTTCTCCAAGTGGGATCTGGACTGCGCCTGCGACG ACCCTCGGTTCCCAGCCGACGGCAGAGTGCAGCTGCTGTTCTCCGAGCGTCCCGAGGAGGGAGCAG GCCGGCAGCTGTGGCACAACAGCGGCGCCGTGACGGTGGACTACGACCCGCTGGACCCGCTGCTGCATCGGGACTCGTACCAGGACTCGGGACCTGACGCAGGTGAAGCAG CGCAAGTCCTGGACTGTCCACATGGTGGCGTGTTCGCCAGCGTGAGGAAGAGAAGTGGCGGCGAAGCACCTGCCGTTTCCCCTCCCGCCCTCGCGGAGCGATCTCCCTCCGCCAGCAGCGACTCAGGTTTGTCTGTGGGATCCCAGGGCGGCACCTGCGCCCGCCAGAGACCCGGGCCAGAGGAGGGCGCCCCGGCGGGAAGGCAGGTCTACGGAGCCCAGGTGGAGGTGGCCCAGCCCCTGCTGGACATCATGGCGGAGCTGGCCGCGGCCGGCAGAGGAGAAGTGCTGACGACTGGAGAGACCCCGATCCTGGAGGCCCGAGTGGCCGGGTCCAAGCCGGGTCCAGcggctgatgatgtcacagcgaGGAGCGCCGCGCCTCAGGATCTGTCGTCGCTGAGCACGGACGTGGACGAGTCCATTGAGCAGCTCAACCAGCTGATTCTGGATCTGGACCCCACCTTCGTGCCGGTGCTGACCCGCCGCTCTCCTCAGTCCCGCTCCACCTCAGTCCGCGGCGCCAGCCCCCGCTCAG GTTggaggcagcagaagcagctgagcGACGTGACGGACTACGCCGGCCGTTGCAGTCCAGGGTGGCCAGGAGGTGGCGCCGTGAGCTTCAGCAGCCCCGCCCCTTCATCGCAGCAG AGGGTGGAGGACCCGGGACACAGCCACAGCTCTGAGGCTGTCCCACCCACGCCGGCCTTCCCCCTGACTCCGCCCACTCCATACG TCAGGAGCTTCTCcccgctgcagctgcaccagccGCCTGAGGAACACGCCGCCGCTCCAG ATTCCAGAGGTTTCCTCAACAGCGCGGCTCCCGGAGACTCTGAGGGACAAGTGTTGGGAGCCCAAGTGTCGGGGAAGTCGGCCCCTTGCCAGAGGCTCTTCGGCTCCGGGCACTCACCAGAGGGTACGGCCCCACGCCCCAACAG CGGGACTCCTCCGGCCTGGCTGGACTCCCTCACAAGCTCCGACCTGGGGACCCCGGAGGAGGGCAGGGACAGCGCGGACTTCTCCAGCTTGTTGGCCAACGGTGACCtggagcgcctcctgctggaggGTCTGGGGACTCCTCCGGTGTTGCCTCAGAAGAAGCGGGGCGCGTCAGAGCTGGGCTCCGTGAGCGGGCTCTCCAGCCCCCACAGCGGCAGCAGCCTCAGCCTCCCGCTCAGGACCTCCACACCGGACACCCTCGCACCTGGCTCAGGTACGGCCGTGACCTCACCTGCTGTCCCGTCCTCACGTCACCGGCGCATCTGGGTCCTCGCAGCAGATCTGGGCGGGAAACAGGACACGGTCAAGTTCGTGCAGGACACCTCCAGGTTCTGGTACAAGCCCGACATCTCCCGGGACCAAG CCATCGCGGCACTGAAGGACAAAGACCCCGGCTCCTTCCTGGTGCGTGACAGCCACTCCTTCCGCGGTGCCTACGGACTCGCCATGAAGGTGGCCACGCCCCCGCCGTCAGTCACGCAGCACGGCAAGAGAG gtgcagGAGACCCCGCCAGCGAGCTGGTCCGACACTTCCTCATCGAGTGTTCCGCCAAAGGCGTGCGTCTGAAGGGCTGCCCGGAGGAGCCGTACTTCG GAAGCCTCACGGCGCTGGTGTGTCAACACTCCATCACCGCTCTGGCTCTGCCCTGCAGACTCATCCTGCCTGACCGAG ACCCGCTGGAGGACACGAGCGAGTCGGCGGCTCAGACGACGACCAACTCCGCCGCGGAGCTTCTGCGACAAGGCGCCG CCTGTAACGTCTGGTTCCTGGGTTCTGTGGAGCTGGAGTCTCTGACAGGCCACCAGGCGGTGCAGAAGGCCGCCACGCTCATGCTGGCCATGGACCCGCCGCCCCCCTCCACCGTGGTCCACTTCAAGGTGTCGGCTCAGGGGCTCACCCTGACAGACAACCAGAGGAA GCTGTTCTTCAGGAGACACTACGCGGTCAACACGGTCATCTTCTGCTCTCTGGACCCGCAGGGCCGCAA GTGGCGCAGAGGAGGCAGCGCCACAGCAAA GATCTTCGGCTTCGTGGCCCGCAAGTCTCAGAGCGAGACGGAGAACGTGTGCCACCTGTTCGCCGAGCACGACCCGGAGCAGCCGGCCAGCGCCATCGTCAACTTCGTGTCCAAGGTCATGATCGGGTCACACAAGAAGTGA
- the LOC128755467 gene encoding tensin-3-like isoform X4: MEEEAWQPDVTYVTERVIAVFGEDGGTAEACERGLRAALRTLRSKHGNSLMLVNLAQKHQALRRANQQVLDTGWVDPLAPGLDQVLGVCRLMENWLQSHPNNVLALLCEGARGLCGVAVASYVHFSSVSASADLSLDHQALRRFYCDRLSGHMTPSQRRYVWMLEGVLKGTLRTGPAPTFLHCVVLHSLPKIRPDGGESSRCSRPPPPPLTRPRSPACSLFLRVYQGLQPVCTSAVHHVSAGPTHRLHMVLQPAPLLKGDVLVVCYEKNSWLHRRQVVFRLQVHTGLLPSHQVTFSKWDLDCACDDPRFPADGRVQLLFSERPEEGAGRQLWHNSGAVTVDYDPLDPLLHRDSYQDSGPDAGEAAQVLDCPHGGVFASVRKRSGGEAPAVSPPALAERSPSASSDSGLSVGSQGGTCARQRPGPEEGAPAGRQVYGAQVEVAQPLLDIMAELAAAGRGEVLTTGETPILEARVAGSKPGPAADDVTARSAAPQDLSSLSTDVDESIEQLNQLILDLDPTFVPVLTRRSPQSRSTSVRGASPRSGWRQQKQLSDVTDYAGRCSPGWPGGGAVSFSSPAPSSQQRVEDPGHSHSSEAVPPTPAFPLTPPTPYVRSFSPLQLHQPPEEHAAAPDSRGFLNSAAPGDSEGQVLGAQVSGKSAPCQRLFGSGHSPEGTAPRPNSGTPPAWLDSLTSSDLGTPEEGRDSADFSSLLANGDLERLLLEGLGTPPVLPQKKRGASELGSVSGLSSPHSGSSLSLPLRTSTPDTLAPGSADLGGKQDTVKFVQDTSRFWYKPDISRDQAIAALKDKDPGSFLVRDSHSFRGAYGLAMKVATPPPSVTQHGKRGAGDPASELVRHFLIECSAKGVRLKGCPEEPYFGSLTALVCQHSITALALPCRLILPDRDPLEDTSESAAQTTTNSAAELLRQGAACNVWFLGSVELESLTGHQAVQKAATLMLAMDPPPPSTVVHFKVSAQGLTLTDNQRKLFFRRHYAVNTVIFCSLDPQGRKWRRGGSATAKIFGFVARKSQSETENVCHLFAEHDPEQPASAIVNFVSKVMIGSHKK, translated from the exons atggaggaggaggcgtgGCAGCCGGACGTGACCTACGTGACCGAGCGTGTCATCGCCGTCTTCGGCGAGGACGGCGGGACGGCGGAGGCGTGTGAGAGGGGCCTGCGGGCAGCGCTGCGCACGCTGCGCTCCAAACACGGCAACAGCTTAATG CTGGTCAACCTGGCGCAGAAACACCAGGCGTTGAGACGAGCCAATCAGCAG GTTCTGGACACGGGCTGGGTGGACCCCCTGGCTCCTGGTCTGGACCAGGTTCTGGGCGTGTGCAGGCTGATGGAGAACTGGCTGCAGTCGCACCCCAACAACGTTCTGGCGCTGCTCTGCGAG GGAGCCAGGGGTCTGTGTGGGGTGGCCGTGGCGTCCTACGTCCACTTCAGCAGCGTCTCAGCCAG TGCAGACCTGTCGCTGGACCATCAGGCCCTGAGGAGGTTCTACTGCGACAGGCTGTCGGGCCACATGACGCCCTCCCAGAGAAG GTACGTCTGGATGCTGGAGGGGGTTCTGAAGGGCACACTGAGGACCGGGCCGGCCCCGACATTCCTGCACTGCGTGGTCCTCCACAGCCTCCCCAAGATCAGGCCGGACGGAGGTGAGTCCAGCCGCTGCTCccggccgccgccgcctcctctcaCCCGGCCTCGTTCCCCAGCCTGCAGCCTCTTCCTGCGGGTCTACCAGGGCCTCCAGCCTGTGTGCACCTCAGCCGTGCA CCACGTGAGCGCGGGCCCCACCCACCGCCTGCACATGGTCCTGCAGCCGGCGCCGCTGCTCAAGGGAGACGTCCTG GTGGTGTGCTACGAGAAGAACAGCTGGCTGCACAGACGTCAGGTGGTCTTCCGACTGCAGGTCCACACCGGGCTGCTGCCCTCTCACCAGGTCACCTTCTCCAAGTGGGATCTGGACTGCGCCTGCGACG ACCCTCGGTTCCCAGCCGACGGCAGAGTGCAGCTGCTGTTCTCCGAGCGTCCCGAGGAGGGAGCAG GCCGGCAGCTGTGGCACAACAGCGGCGCCGTGACGGTGGACTACGACCCGCTGGACCCGCTGCTGCATCGGGACTCGTACCAGGACTCGGGACCTGACGCAGGTGAAGCAG CGCAAGTCCTGGACTGTCCACATGGTGGCGTGTTCGCCAGCGTGAGGAAGAGAAGTGGCGGCGAAGCACCTGCCGTTTCCCCTCCCGCCCTCGCGGAGCGATCTCCCTCCGCCAGCAGCGACTCAGGTTTGTCTGTGGGATCCCAGGGCGGCACCTGCGCCCGCCAGAGACCCGGGCCAGAGGAGGGCGCCCCGGCGGGAAGGCAGGTCTACGGAGCCCAGGTGGAGGTGGCCCAGCCCCTGCTGGACATCATGGCGGAGCTGGCCGCGGCCGGCAGAGGAGAAGTGCTGACGACTGGAGAGACCCCGATCCTGGAGGCCCGAGTGGCCGGGTCCAAGCCGGGTCCAGcggctgatgatgtcacagcgaGGAGCGCCGCGCCTCAGGATCTGTCGTCGCTGAGCACGGACGTGGACGAGTCCATTGAGCAGCTCAACCAGCTGATTCTGGATCTGGACCCCACCTTCGTGCCGGTGCTGACCCGCCGCTCTCCTCAGTCCCGCTCCACCTCAGTCCGCGGCGCCAGCCCCCGCTCAG GTTggaggcagcagaagcagctgagcGACGTGACGGACTACGCCGGCCGTTGCAGTCCAGGGTGGCCAGGAGGTGGCGCCGTGAGCTTCAGCAGCCCCGCCCCTTCATCGCAGCAG AGGGTGGAGGACCCGGGACACAGCCACAGCTCTGAGGCTGTCCCACCCACGCCGGCCTTCCCCCTGACTCCGCCCACTCCATACG TCAGGAGCTTCTCcccgctgcagctgcaccagccGCCTGAGGAACACGCCGCCGCTCCAG ATTCCAGAGGTTTCCTCAACAGCGCGGCTCCCGGAGACTCTGAGGGACAAGTGTTGGGAGCCCAAGTGTCGGGGAAGTCGGCCCCTTGCCAGAGGCTCTTCGGCTCCGGGCACTCACCAGAGGGTACGGCCCCACGCCCCAACAG CGGGACTCCTCCGGCCTGGCTGGACTCCCTCACAAGCTCCGACCTGGGGACCCCGGAGGAGGGCAGGGACAGCGCGGACTTCTCCAGCTTGTTGGCCAACGGTGACCtggagcgcctcctgctggaggGTCTGGGGACTCCTCCGGTGTTGCCTCAGAAGAAGCGGGGCGCGTCAGAGCTGGGCTCCGTGAGCGGGCTCTCCAGCCCCCACAGCGGCAGCAGCCTCAGCCTCCCGCTCAGGACCTCCACACCGGACACCCTCGCACCTGGCTCAG CAGATCTGGGCGGGAAACAGGACACGGTCAAGTTCGTGCAGGACACCTCCAGGTTCTGGTACAAGCCCGACATCTCCCGGGACCAAG CCATCGCGGCACTGAAGGACAAAGACCCCGGCTCCTTCCTGGTGCGTGACAGCCACTCCTTCCGCGGTGCCTACGGACTCGCCATGAAGGTGGCCACGCCCCCGCCGTCAGTCACGCAGCACGGCAAGAGAG gtgcagGAGACCCCGCCAGCGAGCTGGTCCGACACTTCCTCATCGAGTGTTCCGCCAAAGGCGTGCGTCTGAAGGGCTGCCCGGAGGAGCCGTACTTCG GAAGCCTCACGGCGCTGGTGTGTCAACACTCCATCACCGCTCTGGCTCTGCCCTGCAGACTCATCCTGCCTGACCGAG ACCCGCTGGAGGACACGAGCGAGTCGGCGGCTCAGACGACGACCAACTCCGCCGCGGAGCTTCTGCGACAAGGCGCCG CCTGTAACGTCTGGTTCCTGGGTTCTGTGGAGCTGGAGTCTCTGACAGGCCACCAGGCGGTGCAGAAGGCCGCCACGCTCATGCTGGCCATGGACCCGCCGCCCCCCTCCACCGTGGTCCACTTCAAGGTGTCGGCTCAGGGGCTCACCCTGACAGACAACCAGAGGAA GCTGTTCTTCAGGAGACACTACGCGGTCAACACGGTCATCTTCTGCTCTCTGGACCCGCAGGGCCGCAA GTGGCGCAGAGGAGGCAGCGCCACAGCAAA GATCTTCGGCTTCGTGGCCCGCAAGTCTCAGAGCGAGACGGAGAACGTGTGCCACCTGTTCGCCGAGCACGACCCGGAGCAGCCGGCCAGCGCCATCGTCAACTTCGTGTCCAAGGTCATGATCGGGTCACACAAGAAGTGA